The genomic stretch TACTCACTTATTtaatttgtaaagtggggatgcaTTTGTAGGGACATATCACATGAAAAGTATGACAGCATTCAGCACTCTAtgaaaggcaaatattttataaatccaAGATGGTGGGAACAATGGCAGTTCCATTAATATGAGGGAATACGACACACAAATCACTGACATTCACTGAGCCAGACAAATTACTCAATGACCGTGTCTCCCTGCAAAACTGGATGTGAACCAAAGTTTCTGTCACCAGATTTTCTGTGAATAGTCTCTAGATCTCTGTGCAAAAATGGGAAGTATTAGTTTGCTCGATTTGGGGGATGACTTCAAAAGGCAGAAGTGAATCAGTTGCCATGATGCATTTAGTCACATCAAATCATGTCCGTTGTGTAGCTTCAGTCACTAGTCCTTTACTTTGAAGTGACCATTTTGGCTGGATTCACATTTTTGTCTCAGCCATTCATTTCTGCTCCAGAGCCTGCTTGTGGCTTTTGAAGGAAGATATCAGAAATCAAGATATGAAATTTCACTCTTCCCAAGAAATTGGGTCCTACAGAGGGTAAAAGAGGTTTGAaagaaatgatttgcaaataggTCTTCCACATGTATCTGTCAAggtatgattttgttttttttgtgttttatctgAACTTGGTCATATTGTATAAGGGAATGTTATTTACTGTTTCTGGTACTGATGCTTTGGGAATTGAGATAGAGTGGGGAAAAAGGTGGAGTAGATTGATTTCTGCTCATAGAACTTGTATACACAATGTAATCACATTTTTACCTCCATCCTTATGGGAGGGTCTTGTTTGCCTGAATTTCACAAGAATGTTAGTTGTAAGACAAGAGAAAACTATGCAGCTTGTTTATGTCTGTGTTTCTTATACCTTTATTGGTAAAAACTAATAATACCAACGCAAAACAACGCATTAACTTTATCTAAACTCTTTAAATTTGGCTGGGAAAAGATTCAAGATACTTTATTTGCTTATCATGCAGAATTAAATTAATAGTGCTCATGTAACTTCATTGCATAAAGACTACACATGTGCTTCTTTTGATAATTTATAAGGACATGCTAATAGGTCAATTTTTCTGTCAAAATAGTCTTCTAAATGTTCAGGACTGTGCTAGGGCCTTTGGGagctaaaaacaaacataagaaacaACACTGATTCTCTCTTCCCCACTTTAGGAACTTTTACTTTATTTggcaacaaaaaaatcaaaattatgaaatgaattggaaaaaaaaatctgttctattTGCACTTCTGAGGGCTTAGGAAGTAGACAAGTTTAGAGAAATCTGCTGTCAGTGAGAGTAAATTGAAGGGTGAATTGATGGTGTATTTTAAAGGATATGTAGaatttgaagaaatgaaaagaatatctTCTACAGAGAATGAATTATTCATTCATCCCCCAGTCTAAAGAATGAATTATTCATTTATCCCCCACTTTCCTCTTTCACATCTACTTTCACAtctatctttctctttcattctcttttcttcctggcatcagtcttttttttttttctcatttcaagtTTATTAAAACTTTTGCAGTACAAATTATCCAGGTTGCAGATTATCAAAAGATTGACTCAATAAAGTccacattggaaaaaaaaaaaaaaaaaaaggacaaacataaacccaaaacaatgaaaagaaaacaacataaagGGGATTCATCAGCAAGTctctaaaacttaaaatttgagaCAGAATGGAAATAAGTTTATATAACTCACTCATCCACTTTTGTCTTCATCTGTTCCAGGGCTTGATTCATgatcaaattttttatttttatcatgtgtGTGGTCATTTTCTTGACcctttgatttttggttttctttttccactgAGGATCTGGTCTTCTCATCCTCCTTATTTTTCAAAGTGGAGAACTTTAATTCATTGTCCTGattactttgtttcatttttgagaaTGGGCTTTGATCTCTATCagcctttttttccctgttactATTTGAGCTACTATGATCACGATTTTTAGAGTACATTCTTTTCTCACCCTCAGAATTCTCTTTCCTGTGTGAACTTTTACTTTCTtggtttctatatttttctttgtttctgctttgactttcttctctctctgagcTCCGTGaatctctcctccttctcctcctatCTTTACTTCTTGATTTTCCTGGCGTTGCTCTTCTCTCTTGGCTCCGTGACCTTCCTCTTCTCCTGTActcctgttctctgtatctatgataCCCCTTGCTTCTGCTGCGATCTCGGTCATGGCTTCTAGACCGCACTCTTCTGCTCCTGTCCCGACTTCTGCTTCGTTCCCTTGTTCTACTATTGTAACTGTGTTTGCCTTTAGTTTCATCACGTTCTCTACTCCTAGACTGTGCACGTCTGTCCTTGTCCTTACTTTTATTATGATCATGCTCattgcttttggattctgtttagACTTTTCTTGACTTCTACTCCTTTCCTGATCTTCTCCTTTAGAGTcagacttttccttttctttaacatGCTCAGGATCCCTTTCTTTAATCCTTGACCTCATCCTCTTTTCTTCATGTCTATTATGCTTTGTACCTCTTTCCTTACTCTT from Physeter macrocephalus isolate SW-GA chromosome 2, ASM283717v5, whole genome shotgun sequence encodes the following:
- the LOC102988750 gene encoding LOW QUALITY PROTEIN: peptidyl-prolyl cis-trans isomerase G-like (The sequence of the model RefSeq protein was modified relative to this genomic sequence to represent the inferred CDS: inserted 1 base in 1 codon; deleted 2 bases in 1 codon; substituted 1 base at 1 genomic stop codon), with protein sequence MKNCESEAENLEAQPQSTVRPEEIPPIPENRFLRRKSPPKADEKERKNRERERECNLLNSQPASYQRXLLVTRSGRKIKGRGPRRYRTPSRSRSRDHFRHSETPPHWRQEMQRAQRVRVSSGERWIKGDKSELNEIKENQRSPVRVKEKKITDHRHVSESPNRKSEKEKKVKDHKSNSKERDIRRNSEKDDKYKNKVKKRAKSKSRSKSKEKSKSKERGTKHNRHEEKRMRSRIKERDPEHVKEKEKSDSKGEDQERSRSQEKSKXESKSNEHDHNKSKDKDRRAQSRSRERDETKGKHSYNSRTRERSRSRDRSRRVRSRSHDRDRSRSKGYHRYREQEYRRRGRSRSQERRATPGKSRSKDRRRRRRDSRSSEREESQSRNKEKYRNQESKSSHRKENSEGEKRMYSKNRDHSSSNSNREKKADRDQSPFSKMKQSNQDNELKFSTLKNKEDEKTRSSVEKENQKSKGQENDHTHDKNKKFDHESSPGTDEDKSG